One genomic segment of Methanospirillum lacunae includes these proteins:
- a CDS encoding chemotaxis protein CheW, which yields MAVDILEFDLGGESYAMDIQIAREIVEMLPITPIPRAPGHVTGLLNLRGEITTIINIHHLLGIKPAKQREEQNIMVLIPDVFENTSVGMIVDEVHSVLTVDEKDIDTNVKGVNAELADYVHGIIKLSHDDGVKTEAEDTDKESKKRLIIWIDVRKILTETIESPGSRQE from the coding sequence ATGGCTGTCGATATTCTTGAGTTTGATCTGGGGGGAGAATCATATGCCATGGATATTCAGATTGCACGTGAGATCGTTGAGATGCTCCCCATCACCCCAATCCCACGAGCTCCCGGCCATGTCACCGGACTTCTAAACCTGCGTGGTGAGATCACAACAATAATTAATATCCATCATCTTCTTGGAATAAAGCCTGCCAAACAACGGGAAGAACAGAATATCATGGTATTGATCCCGGATGTATTTGAGAATACAAGTGTAGGGATGATCGTTGATGAGGTCCATAGCGTTCTCACCGTTGATGAGAAAGATATTGATACTAATGTCAAGGGTGTGAATGCAGAACTAGCGGATTATGTCCATGGCATCATTAAACTCTCTCATGATGACGGGGTTAAGACAGAAGCCGAGGATACTGATAAGGAGAGTAAGAAACGACTGATTATCTGGATTGATGTCAGGAAGATACTGACCGAGACGATTGAGAGTCCGGGATCACGTCAGGAATAA